In Eleginops maclovinus isolate JMC-PN-2008 ecotype Puerto Natales chromosome 10, JC_Emac_rtc_rv5, whole genome shotgun sequence, the following proteins share a genomic window:
- the arf2b gene encoding ADP-ribosylation factor 2b: MGNVFASLFKGLFGKKEMRILMVGLDAAGKTTILYKLKLGEIVTTIPTIGFNVETVEYKNISFTVWDVGGQDKIRPLWRHYFQNTQGLIFVVDSNDRERVNEAREELSRMLAEDELRDAVLLVFANKQDLPNAMNAAEITDKLGLHALRQRSWYIQATCATSGDGLYEGLDWLSNQLKNQK; the protein is encoded by the exons ATGGGGAATGTATTCGCAAGCTTATTCAAAGGCCTGTTtggcaaaaaagaaatgaggaTTCTTATGGTTGGGCTCGATGCTGCTGGAAAGACAACCATCCTTTATAAACTGAAGCTTGGAGAGATAGTCACCACCATTCCTACCATTG GTTTTAATGTTGAAACTGTAGAATACAAGAACATCAGCTTCACAGTGTGGGATGTGGGCGGTCAGGACAAAATCAGGCCGCTGTGGCGCCACTACTTCCAGAACACTCAAG GGCTTATCTTTGTGGTGGACAGCAATGACAGGGAGAGAGTGAACGAGGCGAGGGAGGAGTTGTCCAGAATGCTCGCTGAGGACGAGCTCAGAGACGCTGTGCTGCTCGTTTTTGCAAACAAACAG GATCTCCCTAACGCTATGAACGCCGCAGAGATCACAGACAAGCTGGGCCTGCATGCCCTGCGTCAGCGCAGCTGGTACATCCAGGCCACCTGCGCCACCAGCGGGGACGGCCTGTACGAGGGCCTGGACTGGCTCTCCAACCAGCTGAAGAACCAGAAATGA
- the LOC134870938 gene encoding uncharacterized protein LOC134870938 isoform X1: protein MHSDREMAIPRMLNSNTSFIIVSGGSEISFLGKEESSQGCEEVKDSLVLAMTPHLSRVMQHGTAKHVVTEEGPEWAEEDVCVSIVAQAEREDFQEFSPSNTQCPYTRAQLLKKHRLLSKDTSLLTDTEDEDFDGKLPRHHLQRKQRRKTRRQSQEDGEEPPIIRGLWVQEIDWLKLASREMMSSSAEIIPPPPQFTDCSPGDSEGCADVCVRGSECVILSEECYRSADTDDTSSTEGGADSESVYTLESDSSCAAEDGIESFEVEAKMSNLTFDLMQVSGFNSSAHAEWDSDSTEGVHSLLGVSDYTVNTPQCAFGFNDLSDTVLDDLRGRVTLLPKLFVSPLFRDLIKQTVNDWKTSAPVNEGLIFHHQLQPESCQYREGEEYCVLNHIQNGSYGDVFCVRDKRTRFQCAAKRIPLSHFSGEEVSTWSALNSPRVVELFGAVRDGPNIVLFMDLKPACLAQLLKEMNSIPEDLAMHYLHQTLGALEHLHHRKVLHLDVKVDNVLLSADCRDTFLCDFGLSETLDDNGWSTNTFRGAAFPGTETHMAPEVAQGDQLCAKADVWSSCCMLLHMLNGCHPWIRYYSHPLCLQIVNEPPPLWEVPSNCNNFTAKVFRAGLQKDPDRRASAKELRRKTTKALRAVGGLSPWSVKNACEKLHHSKSQNEDTPCSLSPDVNPTKASDTMYWVSPWRTTAVDEDSNDSRDGVSDQDSEADTDFLIKEWESRPKSLQDDYTTDGRDWDSCSDSEVDIYMAEEECVQEKWLRSDRDYEGDWEEEGDEEEEEEEEEEWESSKSEYLRALRDIFPVLQKGQQTNDNSWGSEPELEYLRDDVAIGTTIQTPSPEPRDDPPSCFSCSDTSPMDASEKDSDHSSDDLSSGVFSSCNSQTDGHLEWLASASQPSSCCFEGVDIWIENIMGECLRIRERRQVKVGHVAIGISDQISGKAFTLETLDRKTVSFEQEIRESCLWLRCVPAPDRCQRWRWRVRDGKLELRE, encoded by the exons ATGCACAGCGACAGAGAAATGGCCATACCGCGGATGTTGAACTCCAACACGTCGTTCATCATCGTGAGCGGAGGATCTGAAATCTCCTTTCTCGGCAAGGAGGAGAGCAGCCAGGGGTGTGAGGAGGTGAAGGATTCGCTGGTCCTAGCCATGACCCCCCATCTGAGCCGAGTGATGCAGCACGGCACCGCCAAACATGTGGTCACTGAGGAGGGGCCGGAATGGGCCGAGGAGGACGTCTGTGTCTCCATAGTGGCACAGGCAGAGA GAGAAGACTTCCAGGAGTTCAGCCCTTCCAACACACAGTGCCCTTACACCAGAGCTCAGCTCCTCAAAAAGCACAG GCTTCTCAGCAAAGACACTTCCCTGCTGACTGACACGGAGGACGAGGACTTTGATGGCAAACTCCCGCGGCACCACCTCCAGAGGAAACAGCGGAGGAAAACCAGGAGACAGAGCCAGGAGGACGGGGAAGAGCCTCCCATCATCCGGGGCCTCTGGGTGCAGGAGATCGATTGGCTGAAATTGGCAAGCAGAGAGATGATGTCGTCATCCGCTGAGATCATACCGCCGCCTCCGCAGTTCACTGACTGCAGCCCTGGAGACTCTGAGGgctgtgcagatgtgtgtgtccgAGGATCAGAGTGTGTGATACTATCAGAGGAGTGCTACAGATCAGCGGATACAGACGACACCTCCAGCACTGAGGGAGGAGCAGACTCTGAATCTGTTTACACTCTTGAGTCAGACTCATCCTGTGCTGCAGAAGATGGCATAGAGAGTTTCGAAGTAGAagccaaaatgtcaaatttaacCTTTGACTTGATGCAAGTGTCCGGTTTTAACTCCTCTGCTCATGCTGAGTGGGATTCTGACTCTACAGAGGGTGTGCATAGCCTGCTGGGAGTTTCAGACTACACTGTGAATACACCTCAGTGCGCCTTTGGTTTTAATGACTTGAGTGACACAGTTTTGGACGACCTCAGAGGCAGAGTGACACTGCTGCCAAAGCTCTTCGTTTCACCTTTATTTCGAGATTTGATAAAACAGACAGTCAACGACTGGAAGACCAGCGCACCTGTCAATGAAGGACTCATATTTCATCAT CAACTCCAGCCAGAGAGCTGTCAGtacagggagggagaggagtacTGCGTCCTCAACCACATTCAAAACGGCTCATACGGGGACGTGTTTTGTGTGCGGGACAAAAGGACCAGATTCCAGTGTGCAGCCAAGAGG ATTCCACTGAGTCACTTCAGCGGGGAGGAGGTGAGCACGTGGAGCGCTCTCAACTCTCCTCGTGTGGTGGAGCTCTTTGGGGCTGTGAGGGACGGGCCAAACATTGTCCTCTTCATGGACTTGAAGCCAG CATGTCTGGCCCAGCTTCTCAAAGAGATGAACTCCATCCCTGAGGATTTGGCCATGCACTACCTTCATCAGACACTAGGGGCACTAGAGCACCTGCACCACAGGAAGGTCCTCCACCTGGACGTCAAAG ttgACAATGTGCTGctgtctgcagactgcagagacACATTCCTCTGTGACTTTGGTCTCTCAGAGACTTTGGATGACAATGGATGGAGCACCAACACATTCAGGG GAGCAGCATTCCCCGGCACAGAGACCCACATGGCCCCCGAGGTGGCCCAAGGGGATCAACTGTGTGCCAAGGCTGACGTGTGGAGCAGTTGTTGTATGCTGCTGCACATGCTCAACGGATGCCACCCTTGGATACGCTACTACTCCCAtcctctgtgtctgcag atTGTCAATGAGCCACCGCCTCTATGGGAGGTGCCGTCCAACTGCAACAACTTTACAGCCAAAGTGTTCAGAGCTGGACTCCAGAAAGACCCCGACAGACGAGCATCTGCAAAAGAGCTCAGGAGGAAAACCACCAAGGCCCTCAGAGCAG TTGGGGGTTTGAGTCCCTGGTCCGTCAAAAATGCCTGTGAGAAGCTGCATCATAGCAAGAGCCAGAATGAAGACACTCCCTGCTCCTTGTCACCTGATGTCAACCCAACTAAAGCATCAGATACTATGTATTGGGTGAGCCCCTGGAGGACTACAGCAGTGGACGAGGACAGCAATGACTCAAGAGATGGTGTGTCTGATCAAGACTCTGAAGCGGACACAGATTTCTTAATTAAGGAGTGGGAATCCCGGCCAAAATCACTCCAGGACGATTACACCACAGATGGAAGAGACTGGGACAGCTGTTCTGACTCAGAGGTTGATATATACATGGCAGAGGAGGAATGTGTTCAGGAGAAGTGGCTGAGAAGTGACAGGGACTATGAGGGGGATtgggaagaggaaggagatgaagaggaggaagaggaggaagaggaagagtggGAATCTTCCAAGTCAGAGTATCTCCGTGCTCTTCGGGATATTTTCCCTGTGCTGCAAAAAGGCCAACAGACAAATGACAATTCATGGGGATCAGAGCCAGAGCTGGAATACCTCCGAGACG ATGTAGCTATCGGCACAACAATCCAGACCCCATCCCCTGAACCCCGAGATGACCCTCCTTCCTGTTTCAGCTGCTCGGACACCTCGCCGATGGATGCCTCAGAAAAG GACTCTGACCATTCGTCTGATGATCTGAGCTCTGGAGTGTTTTCCTCCTGCAACAGTCAGACAGACGGACATTTGGAGTGGTTGGCCTCAGCCAGTCagccctcctcctgctgcttcgAGG gTGTTGACATCTGGATCGAGAACATCATGGGCGAGTGTCTGCGGATCCGTGAGCGTCGGCAGGTCAAAGTGGGACATGTTGCTATAGGAATAAGCGACCAG ATCTCAGGGAAAGCCTTCACACTGGAGACCTTGGACAGGAAGACAGTGTCCTTTGAGCAAGAGATCAGAGAGTCCTGTCTGTGGCTGCGCTGCGTTCCTGCTCCTGACAGATGTCAGCGCTGGAGGTGGAGGGTCAGAGACGGGAAGCTGGAACTTCGAGAATGA
- the grb7 gene encoding growth factor receptor-bound protein 7 produces MQWRTAENLPSDNAQCTGNMMEVAGHWTEVFERSEMKDMSDGAEMLLGSSTLTLAPLVAESPSIRRSQPILITGNRAKGIERFSSSIPNPFPELCSPSKSPVLNNSLPQLSSNKHLVKVYGEDSHSRSVWVSRGATAREVCHMLVQTAHCSDQENWALLELHPTLSLERCLEDHEVVVEVQATWSLKGDTRLVFCKNYAKYEFFRKPVLFFPENMISDSADVSKDMTSSELIQNLLRSGTCPEIQGFLQVKESSRKAWKKVYFFLRRSGLYCSTKGSSKEPRHLQYVADLDDLNVYTVVNSRKLYGAPADFTFCIKPSKNPVRTQDLKILCAESEQTRTCWTSAFRLFKYGKQLQCNYQLSKSAPQILEGSKLADVKSKSEASLVAMDFSGKAGGRVIQNPTEAQSAEREEGQAWRRREALRCSLPNSNAAARPSSIHKSQPWFHGGVSRKDTQRLIEKQGLVDGMFLIRESQQHAQCFVLSLCYKLKTKHYLVIPCEEGGRKYFTMDDGLTLFIDLLQLVDFHQINKGILPVCLKHPCVCVAL; encoded by the exons ATGCAATGGCGGACAGCTGAAAACCTGCCGTCTGATAACGCACAGTGTACAG GCAACATGATGGAAGTGGCAGGCCACTGGACAGAAGTGTTTGAGCGCTCAGAGATGAAGGACATGTCCGACGGAGCAGAGATGTTACTGGGGAGCTCCACCCTGACCCTGGCTCCTCTGGTAGCTGAGTCTCCTTCCATACGGCGCTCCCAACCCATCCTGATCACCGGAAACAG GGCCAAAGGCATAGAGCGATTCTCTTCCTCGATACCCAACCCCTTCCCAGAGCTCTGCAGCCCCTCCAAGTCTCCAGTGCTCAATAATTCACTTCCACAACTGTCCAGTAACAAACAT tTGGTGAAGGTATATGGAGAGGACAGCCACAGCAGGTCGGTGTGGGTTTCTCGGGGAGCGACGGCCAGAGAGGTGTGTCACATGTTGGTGCAGACGGCGCACTGCAGCGATCAGGAGAACTGGGCTCTGCTGGAGCTCCATCCCACTCTGAGCCTGG AGAGATGCCTGGAGGACCACGAGGTCGTGGTGGAGGTTCAGGCCACCTGGTCTCTCAAAGGCGACACAAGGCTCGTATTCTGCAAGAACTACGCCAAGTACGAGTTCTTCAGGAAGCCAGTG CTCTTCTTCCCGGAGAACATGATCTCAGACAGCGCTGATGTCAGCAAGGACATGACGTCCTCAGAGCTCATTCAG AACCTGCTGAGGTCGGGGACGTGTCCGGAGATTCAGGGCTTCCTGCAGGTCAAAGAGTCCAGCCGTAAGGCCTGGAAGAAGGTCTACTTTTTCCTCCGCCGCTCAGGACTCTACTGCTCCACCAAAGGCTCCTCTAAG GAGCCTCGCCACCTGCAGTATGTGGCTGATCTGGACGATCTGAACGTGTACACGGTGGTGAACAGCCGTAAACTGTACGGAGCGCCTGCAGACTTCACCTTCTGCATCAAG cCCTCCAAAAACCCTGTGCGTACTCAGGACCTGAAGATCCTCTGCGCTGAGAGCGAACAGACACGAACGTGCTGGACGTCTGCTTTCAGACTCTTCAAG TATGGGAAGCAGCTTCAGTGCAACTACCAGTTATCCAAGTCGGCCCCGCAAATCCTGGAAGGAAGCAAGCTGGCAGATGTCAAA TCAAAGTCCGAGGCAAGCCTGGTGGCCATGGATTTCTCAGGGAAGGCCGGCGGGCGGGTCATCCAGAACCCGACTGAAGCCCAGAGcgcagagagggaggaggggcaAGCCTGGAGG AGGAGAGAAGCCCTGAGGTGCAGTCTGCCCAACTCCAACGCCGCCGCCCGCCCATCCT cCATCCACAAGTCCCAGCCATGGTTTCACGGAGGCGTCTCCAGAAAGGATACACAGCGGCTGATAGAGAAGCAGGGCCTGGTGGACGG gatGTTCCTGATCCGTGAGAGCCAGCAGCACGCCCAGTGCTTCGTCCTCTCGCTGTGCTACAAGCTGAAGACCAAACATTACCTGGTGATCCCT TGCGAGGAGGGAGGCAGGAAGTACTTCACCATGGACGACGGGCTGACTCTCTTCATAGACCTCCTGCAGCTGGTGGATTTCCACCAAATCAACAAGGGCATCCTCCCCGTGTGCCTCAAACACCCCTGCGTCTGTGTAGCGCTGTGA
- the LOC134870938 gene encoding uncharacterized protein LOC134870938 isoform X2, whose translation MHSDREMAIPRMLNSNTSFIIVSGGSEISFLGKEESSQGCEEVKDSLVLAMTPHLSRVMQHGTAKHVVTEEGPEWAEEDVCVSIVAQAEREDFQEFSPSNTQCPYTRAQLLKKHRLLSKDTSLLTDTEDEDFDGKLPRHHLQRKQRRKTRRQSQEDGEEPPIIRGLWVQEIDWLKLASREMMSSSAEIIPPPPQFTDCSPGDSEGCADVCVRGSECVILSEECYRSADTDDTSSTEGGADSESVYTLESDSSCAAEDGIESFEVEAKMSNLTFDLMQVSGFNSSAHAEWDSDSTEGVHSLLGVSDYTVNTPQCAFGFNDLSDTVLDDLRGRVTLLPKLFVSPLFRDLIKQTVNDWKTSAPVNEGLIFHHQLQPESCQYREGEEYCVLNHIQNGSYGDVFCVRDKRTRFQCAAKRIPLSHFSGEEVSTWSALNSPRVVELFGAVRDGPNIVLFMDLKPACLAQLLKEMNSIPEDLAMHYLHQTLGALEHLHHRKVLHLDVKVDNVLLSADCRDTFLCDFGLSETLDDNGWSTNTFRVGGLSPWSVKNACEKLHHSKSQNEDTPCSLSPDVNPTKASDTMYWVSPWRTTAVDEDSNDSRDGVSDQDSEADTDFLIKEWESRPKSLQDDYTTDGRDWDSCSDSEVDIYMAEEECVQEKWLRSDRDYEGDWEEEGDEEEEEEEEEEWESSKSEYLRALRDIFPVLQKGQQTNDNSWGSEPELEYLRDDVAIGTTIQTPSPEPRDDPPSCFSCSDTSPMDASEKDSDHSSDDLSSGVFSSCNSQTDGHLEWLASASQPSSCCFEGVDIWIENIMGECLRIRERRQVKVGHVAIGISDQISGKAFTLETLDRKTVSFEQEIRESCLWLRCVPAPDRCQRWRWRVRDGKLELRE comes from the exons ATGCACAGCGACAGAGAAATGGCCATACCGCGGATGTTGAACTCCAACACGTCGTTCATCATCGTGAGCGGAGGATCTGAAATCTCCTTTCTCGGCAAGGAGGAGAGCAGCCAGGGGTGTGAGGAGGTGAAGGATTCGCTGGTCCTAGCCATGACCCCCCATCTGAGCCGAGTGATGCAGCACGGCACCGCCAAACATGTGGTCACTGAGGAGGGGCCGGAATGGGCCGAGGAGGACGTCTGTGTCTCCATAGTGGCACAGGCAGAGA GAGAAGACTTCCAGGAGTTCAGCCCTTCCAACACACAGTGCCCTTACACCAGAGCTCAGCTCCTCAAAAAGCACAG GCTTCTCAGCAAAGACACTTCCCTGCTGACTGACACGGAGGACGAGGACTTTGATGGCAAACTCCCGCGGCACCACCTCCAGAGGAAACAGCGGAGGAAAACCAGGAGACAGAGCCAGGAGGACGGGGAAGAGCCTCCCATCATCCGGGGCCTCTGGGTGCAGGAGATCGATTGGCTGAAATTGGCAAGCAGAGAGATGATGTCGTCATCCGCTGAGATCATACCGCCGCCTCCGCAGTTCACTGACTGCAGCCCTGGAGACTCTGAGGgctgtgcagatgtgtgtgtccgAGGATCAGAGTGTGTGATACTATCAGAGGAGTGCTACAGATCAGCGGATACAGACGACACCTCCAGCACTGAGGGAGGAGCAGACTCTGAATCTGTTTACACTCTTGAGTCAGACTCATCCTGTGCTGCAGAAGATGGCATAGAGAGTTTCGAAGTAGAagccaaaatgtcaaatttaacCTTTGACTTGATGCAAGTGTCCGGTTTTAACTCCTCTGCTCATGCTGAGTGGGATTCTGACTCTACAGAGGGTGTGCATAGCCTGCTGGGAGTTTCAGACTACACTGTGAATACACCTCAGTGCGCCTTTGGTTTTAATGACTTGAGTGACACAGTTTTGGACGACCTCAGAGGCAGAGTGACACTGCTGCCAAAGCTCTTCGTTTCACCTTTATTTCGAGATTTGATAAAACAGACAGTCAACGACTGGAAGACCAGCGCACCTGTCAATGAAGGACTCATATTTCATCAT CAACTCCAGCCAGAGAGCTGTCAGtacagggagggagaggagtacTGCGTCCTCAACCACATTCAAAACGGCTCATACGGGGACGTGTTTTGTGTGCGGGACAAAAGGACCAGATTCCAGTGTGCAGCCAAGAGG ATTCCACTGAGTCACTTCAGCGGGGAGGAGGTGAGCACGTGGAGCGCTCTCAACTCTCCTCGTGTGGTGGAGCTCTTTGGGGCTGTGAGGGACGGGCCAAACATTGTCCTCTTCATGGACTTGAAGCCAG CATGTCTGGCCCAGCTTCTCAAAGAGATGAACTCCATCCCTGAGGATTTGGCCATGCACTACCTTCATCAGACACTAGGGGCACTAGAGCACCTGCACCACAGGAAGGTCCTCCACCTGGACGTCAAAG ttgACAATGTGCTGctgtctgcagactgcagagacACATTCCTCTGTGACTTTGGTCTCTCAGAGACTTTGGATGACAATGGATGGAGCACCAACACATTCAGGG TTGGGGGTTTGAGTCCCTGGTCCGTCAAAAATGCCTGTGAGAAGCTGCATCATAGCAAGAGCCAGAATGAAGACACTCCCTGCTCCTTGTCACCTGATGTCAACCCAACTAAAGCATCAGATACTATGTATTGGGTGAGCCCCTGGAGGACTACAGCAGTGGACGAGGACAGCAATGACTCAAGAGATGGTGTGTCTGATCAAGACTCTGAAGCGGACACAGATTTCTTAATTAAGGAGTGGGAATCCCGGCCAAAATCACTCCAGGACGATTACACCACAGATGGAAGAGACTGGGACAGCTGTTCTGACTCAGAGGTTGATATATACATGGCAGAGGAGGAATGTGTTCAGGAGAAGTGGCTGAGAAGTGACAGGGACTATGAGGGGGATtgggaagaggaaggagatgaagaggaggaagaggaggaagaggaagagtggGAATCTTCCAAGTCAGAGTATCTCCGTGCTCTTCGGGATATTTTCCCTGTGCTGCAAAAAGGCCAACAGACAAATGACAATTCATGGGGATCAGAGCCAGAGCTGGAATACCTCCGAGACG ATGTAGCTATCGGCACAACAATCCAGACCCCATCCCCTGAACCCCGAGATGACCCTCCTTCCTGTTTCAGCTGCTCGGACACCTCGCCGATGGATGCCTCAGAAAAG GACTCTGACCATTCGTCTGATGATCTGAGCTCTGGAGTGTTTTCCTCCTGCAACAGTCAGACAGACGGACATTTGGAGTGGTTGGCCTCAGCCAGTCagccctcctcctgctgcttcgAGG gTGTTGACATCTGGATCGAGAACATCATGGGCGAGTGTCTGCGGATCCGTGAGCGTCGGCAGGTCAAAGTGGGACATGTTGCTATAGGAATAAGCGACCAG ATCTCAGGGAAAGCCTTCACACTGGAGACCTTGGACAGGAAGACAGTGTCCTTTGAGCAAGAGATCAGAGAGTCCTGTCTGTGGCTGCGCTGCGTTCCTGCTCCTGACAGATGTCAGCGCTGGAGGTGGAGGGTCAGAGACGGGAAGCTGGAACTTCGAGAATGA